The following are encoded together in the Pseudomonas sp. IB20 genome:
- the mgtA gene encoding magnesium-translocating P-type ATPase, producing MSAVKNTPLHKKNGTDADTKLSMRAAREAQNGLQATLANVRATQDGLTELDASARLQREGYNEVAHDKPPHAIVQFLQALNNPFIYVLLTLAGISFITDYWLPLQAGEEVDLTKVIIIMTMVLLSSLLRFWQEHRSAKSAEALKAMVRTTATVLRREQVGAQPTLREVPMRDLVAGDIVQLSAGDMIPADIRLIESRDLFISQAVLTGEALPVEKYDTLGDVTQKSASSLAADQGNLLDLPNICFMGTNVVSGRAKAVVVATGPRTYFGSLAKAIVGSRVQTAFDRGVNSVSWLLIRFMLVMVPIVFLLNGFSKGDWGDAFLFALAVAVGLTPEMLPMIVSANLAKGATAMAKRKVVVKRLNAIQNFGSMDVLCTDKTGTLTQDKIILEHHVNAFGQRDDAVLSLAWLNSYHQSGMKNLMDQAVVQFSEHNPKFQLPFAYSKVDELPFDFVRRRLSIVVKDASGDQLLVCKGAVEEMLSISTHVIEDGAAVPLDDRRRDELLALANDYNEDGFRVLVVATRNIPKSLARQQYTTADERNLVIQGFLTFLDPPKETAGPAIAALQQIGVAVKVLTGDNAVVTSKICRQVGLEPGQPLLGVEIEAMDDATLMRRVEERTVFAKLTPLQKSRVLKALQANGHTVGFLGDGINDAPALRDADVGISVDSGTDIAKESADIILLEKSLMVLEEGVLKGRETFGNIMKYLNMTASSNFGNVFSVLVASAFIPFMPMLAIHLLLQNLMYDISQLALPWDKMDKEYLAKPRKWDAKNIGRFMIWIGPTSSIFDITTFALMWYVFSANSVEMQTLFQSGWFIEGLLSQTLVVHMLRTRKIPFFQSTAAWPVLMMTAIVIGLGIYVPFSPLGTLVGLEPLPLAYFPWLVGTLLAYCCVAQLMKTIYIRRFKQWY from the coding sequence ATGAGCGCCGTAAAAAACACGCCTCTGCACAAGAAAAATGGCACCGACGCCGACACCAAACTGTCGATGCGTGCCGCCCGTGAAGCCCAGAACGGCCTACAGGCCACCCTCGCCAATGTGCGAGCCACCCAGGACGGTTTGACCGAGCTGGACGCCTCGGCACGTCTGCAGCGCGAAGGCTACAACGAGGTGGCCCATGACAAGCCGCCTCACGCCATCGTCCAGTTCCTGCAGGCACTGAACAACCCCTTCATCTACGTACTGCTGACCCTGGCCGGCATCAGCTTTATCACGGACTACTGGCTGCCCTTGCAGGCTGGTGAAGAAGTCGACCTGACCAAAGTCATCATCATCATGACCATGGTGCTGCTCAGCAGCCTGCTGCGCTTCTGGCAGGAGCACCGCTCGGCCAAATCCGCCGAAGCGCTGAAAGCCATGGTGCGCACCACCGCCACGGTGCTGCGGCGTGAGCAAGTCGGCGCCCAGCCAACGCTGCGCGAAGTACCGATGCGCGACCTGGTCGCCGGCGACATCGTGCAACTGTCGGCCGGCGACATGATCCCGGCCGATATCCGCCTGATCGAGTCGCGTGACCTGTTTATCAGCCAGGCCGTGCTGACTGGCGAAGCCTTGCCGGTCGAGAAATACGACACCCTCGGTGACGTCACACAAAAGTCTGCCTCTTCGCTGGCAGCCGACCAAGGCAACCTGCTCGACCTGCCGAACATCTGCTTCATGGGCACCAACGTGGTCAGCGGCCGCGCCAAGGCCGTAGTGGTCGCCACCGGGCCACGCACTTACTTTGGCTCGCTGGCCAAGGCCATTGTCGGCTCGCGGGTGCAGACCGCGTTCGACCGTGGGGTGAACAGCGTCAGCTGGCTGTTGATTCGCTTCATGCTGGTGATGGTGCCGATCGTGTTCCTGCTCAATGGCTTCTCCAAAGGCGACTGGGGCGATGCGTTCCTGTTTGCCCTGGCGGTGGCCGTGGGCCTGACCCCGGAAATGCTGCCAATGATCGTCAGCGCCAACCTGGCCAAGGGCGCCACCGCCATGGCCAAGCGCAAAGTGGTGGTCAAACGCCTGAATGCGATCCAGAACTTCGGCTCAATGGACGTGCTGTGCACCGACAAGACCGGCACCCTGACCCAAGACAAAATCATCCTCGAACACCACGTCAACGCCTTTGGCCAACGTGATGATGCGGTGCTGTCCCTGGCCTGGCTCAACAGCTACCACCAGAGCGGCATGAAGAACCTGATGGACCAGGCCGTGGTGCAGTTCTCGGAACACAACCCCAAGTTCCAGCTGCCATTTGCCTACAGCAAGGTCGATGAATTGCCGTTCGACTTTGTACGCCGTCGCCTGTCGATCGTGGTCAAGGATGCTTCCGGCGACCAGTTGCTGGTGTGCAAGGGCGCCGTGGAAGAGATGCTCAGCATTTCCACCCACGTGATAGAGGATGGCGCTGCAGTGCCGCTGGATGATCGTCGCCGTGACGAGTTGTTGGCACTGGCGAACGACTACAACGAAGATGGTTTCCGTGTACTGGTGGTCGCCACCCGCAACATCCCTAAATCCCTGGCTCGCCAGCAATACACCACCGCCGATGAGCGCAACCTGGTCATCCAGGGCTTCCTGACTTTCCTTGATCCACCAAAGGAAACCGCAGGCCCGGCGATTGCTGCACTGCAACAAATCGGCGTGGCGGTGAAAGTGTTGACCGGCGACAACGCCGTGGTCACCAGCAAGATCTGCCGCCAAGTCGGCCTTGAACCTGGCCAGCCACTGTTGGGCGTAGAAATCGAAGCGATGGACGACGCCACCCTGATGCGCCGCGTGGAAGAGCGCACGGTGTTTGCCAAGCTCACGCCGCTGCAGAAATCCCGGGTGCTCAAGGCGCTGCAAGCCAACGGCCACACCGTGGGCTTCCTGGGTGACGGCATCAACGATGCGCCGGCGCTGCGCGATGCCGACGTGGGTATCTCGGTGGACAGCGGCACCGACATCGCCAAGGAATCGGCCGACATCATCCTCTTGGAAAAGAGCCTGATGGTGCTGGAAGAAGGCGTGCTCAAAGGCCGCGAAACCTTCGGCAATATCATGAAGTACCTGAACATGACCGCCAGTTCCAACTTCGGCAACGTGTTCTCGGTGCTGGTGGCCAGTGCGTTCATTCCGTTCATGCCGATGCTGGCGATCCACCTGCTGCTGCAAAACCTGATGTACGACATCTCCCAGCTGGCCTTGCCGTGGGACAAGATGGACAAGGAATACCTGGCCAAACCGCGTAAGTGGGATGCGAAAAACATTGGCCGCTTCATGATCTGGATCGGGCCAACCTCGTCGATCTTCGACATCACCACCTTTGCGCTGATGTGGTACGTGTTCAGCGCCAACAGCGTGGAAATGCAGACCCTGTTCCAGTCCGGCTGGTTTATCGAAGGGCTGTTGTCGCAAACCTTAGTGGTGCACATGTTGCGCACTCGCAAGATCCCGTTCTTCCAGAGCACGGCCGCCTGGCCGGTGCTGATGATGACCGCCATCGTCATCGGGCTGGGGATCTACGTACCGTTCTCACCGCTGGGCACCCTGGTCGGCCTGGAGCCGCTGCCGCTGGCGTACTTCCCATGGCTGGTCGGCACCCTGCTCGCCTACTGCTGCGTGGCCCAACTGATGAAAACGATCTACATCCGCCGCTTCAAGCAGTGGTACTGA
- a CDS encoding DUF2493 domain-containing protein: MRVLICAGRHYADTKKSRQVLDAYHRLRPVQVLIHGGNQFLGSDVEEWAREIGIDVVRYPPNWQRHGKQAERQRNHFMLTDSRPDVIIALPGGDDTSELVCQAKASGISVLIVES; the protein is encoded by the coding sequence ATGCGCGTCTTGATCTGTGCAGGTCGTCATTACGCCGACACCAAAAAGTCCCGCCAAGTGCTGGACGCTTACCACCGCCTGCGCCCGGTGCAGGTATTGATTCACGGCGGCAACCAGTTCCTGGGCAGTGACGTTGAGGAGTGGGCGCGGGAAATCGGCATCGACGTGGTGCGTTACCCGCCCAATTGGCAACGCCACGGCAAGCAGGCGGAACGCCAGCGCAACCATTTCATGCTGACCGACAGCCGCCCCGACGTAATCATCGCCCTGCCGGGTGGTGACGACACCTCGGAGCTGGTCTGCCAGGCCAAAGCCAGCGGCATTTCGGTGCTGATTGTAGAAAGCTGA